The Drosophila suzukii chromosome X, CBGP_Dsuzu_IsoJpt1.0, whole genome shotgun sequence DNA window CAATCAACAACTATTCAACAACAACCACACGACAATTCAACAACAAATCAACAATATCACCTCTGCACCTGTGTGCCGTGTGTAACCCTGCACTTTcactccaaaaaaaaaaatattttaaaaaacaccattccaaaaattaaaaaatatgaacaaaAATCGTTTAATTACGAACTCGAAAGCAGctccgaggaggaggaggttgTCGAGGAGACCCGTGAGGAGACGTAAGTACACTTTTGTTGCCGATTTTTGTCAACATCTTTTGTTGGTTTTGGTGCAGCAGCCTAAAAAAGAACTCGATTGGTGTTCACTTATGTctatatcattttttttttccataaCTATAACCagttttttgattttttccaCACCAAACCTTGTCCCTCTCCCATTTATTATTCCAAATTTTCTATATGTGTTGTATTTTGTCTATGTTTGCAAAGAACAcctttttataaatttttgtaGAACTATGTattacccaaaaaaaaaaccccaaaaaaaaatacccaAAAACCTGAAACCAACCCaagatttttgttttgtgtacTCGTctgtaaataattttatttgtttattaattttataattattattttattttatgtttcgtgtacatttttgttatttcttttggtttttgttttcaatgTGTTGTTGTGTGTGTCTATAAAAGCCAAAattgaaattataattaaacGTATAAGATCACAAAATCAGTATCCGATAATTGTACAAAATTTACTAATGGAACCCGAGAGCAAAACCCCCACGCACCCACTGTTCACACCCACTCAAGCAGCGAGTTCATAGTTCATACCCCTACCCCAAAAACCTAGCGAAAAATTGGCAAATTATGTATATAAAAGCTGTGTATATCCCCCACCACCCACATATGTATAAAACTGTGTTCAAAAAATGGTAGTAGTTTTTTCTTTAAAGCAAATTTAATAAGAAACCAAAAGCCATTAAAATGTATTGCATTAAATGTTTATGGTTTTTAATTAACTAAATTATATTTTGGACTAAAAAGGTGTATTATTACACACCAATAtgtaaaaaccaaaacaataataatgttaatcatttttttaataacaatttgaaaaatggaaattggTTTTGAAATTGCTCTGCCACTTTGAATTCAGTCGGTTTTTTACTGTGTATTTTTGTAGCATTTGTAACACGTCTTTTgtcatctgtctatctatttTTACCATCGTATCTCCCGACTCCCCACAAGATAATAAATTTCCAAAGCCGTAAAACGCAATTTctaaattctaaaaaaaaacttttgacAAAAAGTTAACTTTCCGCCTATCGCTGGCCTGGCTTAGCAAAAGTGTTGTCGCCTATAAGACTTGGAAATCATTGATATCAATTCTGTTtatctctctctttctctcttcCATCTCTTTTTGATCTCGTTCTTGTTGCAGGAAGTAAGTAAATTGTGTGAAAAAACCAATGAAAAGAAGAAAGAAAGACCTATAAATTTCCCATATATCTGTATAAAAGTTTTTTTCCGATTTACTCTTTGCCTGCCCAAAAATTATGCTCGTTTGCCAATTTccgaaacaaaaaaattgaaaaatttaaagtttttttgtGTGTACATTTCTGCTCCATACGCATCAGAGATCCAGTTCCAGTTCCAGAACCAGCTCCAGTACCAGTTCCAGTTCATACTGTACAAAGATTCGTTGCTTGGAATCATTTTTGAGTTTTCTTTAGAACAACAAACAACCagaaaacaacaaacaaaaccaaacaaaaaacaattaCGTACCTACCATTACAAAATTAATTATTCTGTTCAACCTTTTATGCAAATATCTCTCTATATATATTATCCATCTTATCTTCTTCTTTCATTTCGTTTaccaaaaacaacaaacaaaccGAACTATTTTGCaatgaattttttaaaacaaccAACCGTTTTTCTCTTTCTTTTCAACGTTCCTTTTTGTTTGAAAACTGAAATAACGAAAACAATCGCATTTTGTATGAACTTTTCGAACCGAAACCCACAACAAAatatcaatcaatcaatcgaAACCATCGTGAATTTGTCAATTTTTGAAACACAAAaccaatatatatatatataaataaaaatatcacCACCTCCATGTTTGTTGCCACCTCAATGCCTCACGTATAGAAAACCACCTCAGACACCAGCCGAGTAAGTCTAtgtacaaaaaacaaatgtgAACAACAAATGAAACCAGAACGCTAACCAAGACTAAACCCTTAGAGTTATCTTAAGATCGTCCCCGATTAATCCGCCTGTGCGTGTCAGTAAACCActcaaaaaataaaccaataaaaaaacaactaGTTTCTAAGGTGTAAACTGTACCTCTGTAGCAAGCAATACTCAACACAAACTCTTACTCACCACAACTCACCACTCCAGTGCCATCGAAGCAATCCCTATCTTTTTTGGTGTATTTCTGTTCTGttcctgttttttttttataactaGAGTAGTATTGCCATACGTAGAATGTAGAAATCTAATGCTTTCTCACATCCGCACTTTGGTGGCTACTAATTGTTAAAACAAATCTTTGACTTTCGGAACCAAATCGAaccaaataatataaatataatcaccaaacaaaataaacaGGCCGTAAGAAATTCCGTCAAAATTctgtaattaattttaatgcctaGACTTTACTCGTAGTACTAGTGgctatcaaaaaaaaaaaaaaaaaaagcgtGGCTCGGCAGATTAAACTAATAGAGTTCTTTCTCATTCCCGAAACCTATCGAAACGATCAACAGAGGAGAGGGCGACCCAGAGTTCATCAAGCGTCAGGACCAGAAGCGCTCCGACCTCGATGATCAGCTGAAAGAATACATCACCGAGTGGCGCAAACAGAGATCCAAGGAGGAGGATGAGCTGAAGAAGCTGAAGGAGAAGCAGGCCAAGCGCAAGGTTACCCGCGCCGAGGAGGAGCAAAAGATGGCCCAGCGCaagaaggaggaggaggagcgcCGTGTCCGCGAGGCTGAGGAGAAGAAGCAGCGCGAGATCGAGGAGAAGCGTATGCGCCTCGAGGAAGCCGAGAAGAAGCGCCAGGCTATGCTGCAGGCCATGAAGGACAAGGACAAGAAGGGCCCCAACTTCACCATTGCCAAGAAGGATGCAGGCGTGGTAATTATATGAGATTCCATCAATGCCGGCTGCTGATACGCCACCGTTCTCCCACCCCTCCCCCATCTGTCTCTCTCTCTTCCCCTTTTGTTTTCTTCTTTTTCGTTCTTTTTGATTTACTTTTGATTCCATATGAACTCCTCATGTGTCCACCCACCGCCTACAACACCCAAATTCCATCGTTTCCATCGATCATTCGCATTAATCGTCGTTTTTGAACTCATCGATCATTTTGTTATCGTTAATCGTCTGTTTTGCGCCTGAATCGATCATCCACAATCGTCGATCGTTTGTGTTTGACCCCATTGATCAACCCCATCCACCATGATTCGTTTGTATTTGATACAATAATTCATCTAAAATTCATCATCAATGGTTCACAATGTATTTGCATAAATCGACCATTCCAATATTTCTCAATCGTTTAATCGTCTGTGTTCTCATCAATCGCCTAAAAATATGCTTGAAAAAAAACACTACACTACAATGTGAAACTGAAACAACAAAACAcctttttgttttcttttttcttttgcacaacaaaccaacaaacaaacaacacaCGCATGTACACACAcccaacaaacaaacaaacaaacacgAACAAACAATATTCCTCTCTGTTTTGCGCTCTTTTCTCTGTGTGTGTCTATCTCTCTCACTGTTTGTCTCTCTCACCACGTTTTGTACCGCACGTACCAAAAATCAAATCTCAAATATCCgaaaaaaccacaaaaatttaaaacacaaCGAAATGTGTCTGCATTgcaaaataaaactaaaaataaatattaaaacgcATCCTGCGCAAAAATCGATtcgaccaaaaaaaaaaaaaaaatcgccacatgaaaaaaaaaatagttggGACTCTCGTCCGCCGCCATGGAACGCAACAAGActaaggaacagttggagGAGGAGAAGAAGATCTCGCTGTCGTTCCGCATCAAGCCCTTGGCCATCGAAGGATTCGGCGAGGCTAAGCTGCGCGAGAAGGCCCAGGAGCTGTGGGAGCTCATTGTCAAATTGGAAACTGAGAAGTATGACTTGGAAGAAAGGCAGAAACGTCAGGACTACGATGTGAGTACCACTTGGCCTAAGGCCCCCCGTAATCCTCTAGGGATCCCACAaactgacagccatcttcatTGACAGTTGAAAGAGTTGAAGGAAAGACAGAAGCAACAGCTCAGGCACAAAGCCTTGAAGAAGGGTCTCGACCCGGAAGCTTTGACTGGCAAATACCCGGTAAGTTTGGCCCACAACATCTAATCCTTGGTACACCCAGCTAACCGAACACTCTGCTTACAGCCCAAGATCCAAGTCGCCTCCAAGTATGAGCGACGTGTGGATACCCGCTCATATGACGACAAGAAGAAGCTCTTCGAGGGTGTAAGTATTTGGTTTCCTTTTCTAAAGCTAACTATTCttgggttttttttgggttgcCTCTTTGTAAAACTATCTCAATATTACGCACATATAGGGCTATAATACGGTCTATGCGGAAACCTTAGAAAAGACCTGGCAAGAAAGACAGGAAAGATTTACTCAGCGCACAAAATGTAAGCGTCCGCTGAGCCCTTCATGTCTAcgtgtctctctctctctttatCTTCCTATCTATCTATTGTTTTATGTTTATGTCATATactatgttttttgtttgttccACTACCCCCAAAAGTACAGTCAAGTCAGAGGGCGTTTAAAACACTATGGAAAGTACAGTCACGTCAAAGGGTTGGGCGTTAAAAACACTGCCAAGAGTACAGTCACGTCAAAGGGTTGGACGTTTAAAACACTACCAAAAGTACAGTCACGTCAAAGGGTACATTAACAAAAGaggttaaacaaaaatttgggTAACTCATAGGTCATTTTGGGGGCTGACAACCAATAACCCATCTAACGTCTACTCTCTTTTTATCTCTTTCTATGTTTTATGTactatattttataattgTCAACTGTACGTTGTACTGTGCTCATTAAATCACACACCAAAACACGATCAAAACACTATGACACACAGGGCTGGGATGCCATCTCCAAGGACTCGAACGAGAAGATCTGGAACGAGAAGAAGGAGCAATACACCGGCCGTCAAAAATGTATGTACTATAGATCAGATGCGAGATATATAGCTAGGTAAACTGGGGATCAACTGTACCCCACAAAGGGACGACAACAACAGAACAACATTCATCAATTTGTTCATTGTCGTGCtgtgtttattttattatttccgTTTCCTATGGAGCTCTCTCGAGATCCATCTTCTAGTGTTCCCATATTGTACATCTATGTCATAATGCTAATGGTTCCCATATCTGTAATCCTTAGCCAAACTGCCAAAGTGGTTCGGCGAGCGACCAGGCAAGAAGGCCGGTGAGCCCGAGACACCCGAGGGCGAGGAGGACGCCAAGGCCGATGAGGACATCGTCGAGGATGATGAGGAGGTCGAGGAGGAGGTCGTCGAGGAGGAGGATGAGGAAGCCGAGGAGGATgaggaggaagaggaggaggaagaggaggaggaagaagaagaggaggaggaagaggaggaggaggaagaagaggaagaggaggaggaggaataGACCAATCCACTCTCTGGGCCCGCTCTCGCGCACCACTTTCCTTCACCACTTTTCGTAAAAACAAACACTACATTTAAATACCAAAgccaaacaattttaataaaagtaaaagaaTGAACTAAATAGTTATGATATCTTAGATTATTCGCCCAACAACTTGctattcaaaatcaaaaacTCAACATCTTTTTTATTGAATCGAGAAATGTAagatttctttaaaataaaacatcaAAACCAACACCAACTAAGTCAAATACTagcaaaaccaaaaacaagcaaccaaaaaaaaaagagaacaATCAAGATATTAAAGTGTGTTATGGCATCATATCTATGAACAATTCCTGTTGTTTGTGTGCATGTTTGTGTGTATCGATCGGGTCTCCAGATCAACGTTGCTATATTGGGGGAATATTTACCAGATGGAGGCTTTAAACCCCATATCTTCACTATTTTTATAGCCAAAGATGGTTGGCCTTCGTGTTTTCTGCTAATTTGGTAACAAGGGTGGATACATTTTTCAGTAAAAGCCGCAATTCCCTATTTCCACAATATGTTATGATATGATATCGTATGAAATATCATTGGAATTCAGAACTTTTATCAGGAAGAAACCATATTATCTTAATCTGCTTAAATGCCTTTTTTTGGAATAATTGACATTATAGAATTTAGTCTTCTCTTTTATATGGTTCGCTAATTTTAGGTcgaaatt harbors:
- the up gene encoding troponin T, skeletal muscle isoform X14 — translated: MSDDEEYTGEGDPEFIKRQDQKRSDLDDQLKEYITEWRKQRSKEEDELKKLKEKQAKRKVTRAEEEQKMAQRKKEEEERRVREAEEKKQREIEEKRMRLEEAEKKRQAMLQAMKDKDKKGPNFTIAKKDAGLGLSSAAMERNKTKEQLEEEKKISLSFRIKPLAIEGFGEAKLREKAQELWELIVKLETEKYDLEERQKRQDYDLKELKERQKQQLRHKALKKGLDPEALTGKYPPKIQVASKYERRVDTRSYDDKKKLFEGGWDAISKDSNEKIWNEKKEQYTGRQKSKLPKWFGERPGKKAGEPETPEGEEDAKADEDIVEDDEEVEEEVVEEEDEEAEEDEEEEEEEEEEEEEEEEEEEEEEEEEEEEEE